GATGGATTCGTAGGAGCCCTGCACGTACGCGGTGCAGGACAGGCCCAGGCAGACCTCCGGGTCGCCGTCGTCGCTGAAGGCATACGAGCCGTCGCCGCCGGAGAAGCGCGGCGTGCCGAAGACGGAGACGGAGAGGTTGTGGTCCGGGTTGAAGAGGTAGGTCAGCTTGGTCATGTACTGCACGCTGCGCTCGTCGGCGAAGCGGCTGGTACGAGTGCCGTCGATGGGCTGCACCACGGTGAAGCCGGTCGAGGGGTCCTTGCGGCGCGCGCCCACGGCGGTGCAGCCATTGGCCGGGTCGACCTCCTCGCACAGGTCCAGCGAGCTCAGCTGCCGGTCCACGCGGATGCGGTTGAACGAAGGCGCGATGCCCACGTAGAACCAGAGCTTGTCCTTGAGGATGGGACCACCCAGGTCGAAGCCGAAGTCCCCCTGGAGCCAGGGCTTGCCCTGCGCGGAGATGACGCTGCCCTCCTGGCGAATCTCCGTGCCGTTGCGCTGCAGCGCGCCGGGCGCCATGTTCGCGAACACCGAGCCGTGGAACTCGTTGGAGCCGGACTTGGTTACGACGTTGAGCACGCCGCCGGTGGAGCGGCCGTACTCCGGCATGTAGCCACCCGTGATGACGTTGACCTCCTGGACGAACTCCACCGACAGCGGCGTGCCCAGCGTGCCCACGCTCGGGTCGTTCACGGACAGGCCGTCCACGACGTACTGGCTCTCCGGCGAGGAGCTGCCGCCCACGCTCACCCCGTAGCGGTCCTCCGTGGAGCCCGGCGCCAGCTCCGCCAGCGACTCGAACGAGCGCGACGCGGAGCCCTTCGTGCCCGGACGGATGACGGCCACGTTGCGCAGGAAGTCCGCGTCCACGCTCATGCCCTGCGTGCTGGAGCCCACGTCCAGCGTGGGCGCCGCGCTGACGGAGATCTCCTCTCCGAACGACGAGGGCAGCAGCTGGATGTTGACCCGGATGGTCCGGTCCACCCGCAGGACGATGTCCGAGCGCGTGTACGGCTCATGGCCTTCGTGCTCCACCCGCAGCGTGTACGTGCCGGGTGGCAGCTGAGGGAGGCGGTACAGGCCGCTGGCGTCGGACACCACCACCCGCTCGCCCTGGAGCTTGGGTGAGGTGGCCGTCACCACCGCGTCCCCCAGCGGGCGCTTGTCATCCGCGCTGGTGATGGTGCCGGTGATGACCGAGACGCCCTGCGCGAACGAACTCGCGCCACAGAGCAGGACCGCGAGACACAACCCGCGAGCAAGACCTACACGTATGGACAAAGCTGGCTCCCTCCCTCGAATCCGGGAGCACTCTGTCTCAAGTCACGAGAAAGCAACAATCCCCAATTAGACAGCTCAGTCCGGGGTCCGAGCCTGAGCCGCGCCCTGGGAGCAGGCGGGAGTCCCCGCCTCCAGGGAGCGGTCGAAGGCGAGGCGCAGGAAGGCATCCAGCGCGGCGCGGTCCTTCGTCACGCGGCTGCGCAGCACCGCGCCCTCCCAGGCGCCGAGCATGAACGTGGCGAGCATGTCCGGGGGGACGTCCTGGGCGACCTCGCCCTGGGCCTGCGCCTCGCCCAACACCTTCGCGATGCGGCCGGACCACGCCGCGAAGGAAGCGGCGACGCGCTCGCGGATGGCGGGGCTGTGGTCGGCCAGCTCCGCGGCGAAGTTCGCCAGCAGGCAGCCACACTCGAACCGGCCCGCCACGAGCGTGTCCACCTGCTCCGCGAAGTACGCGCGCAGCCGGCGCAGCGGCGACAGCGACGCGTCCTCGAGCCGCTTCCACTGCGACTCGCCCACCTGCATGTAGTGGTCGACGACCGCCGCGCCCAGCGCCTCCTTGCTGTCGAAGTGGTTGTAGAACGACCCCTTCGGCACGCCGGCGGCGTCGGTGATGTCCTGGACGCCGCAGCCGTTGAAGCCCTGCTGACGCAGCGTCTCCAGACCGGCGGCGAGCAACCTGTCGCGAACGCTGGCTCTCGGCATCCCTCCTCTTTTAGGACCCCGCCCCCCGGGCGTCAAAAGCGACCACTCACCCGTCCCAACCCCATGATTCCATTTGGATTTTCGTTCAATATGACCAGTCGTCTTGAAACCCCGTAGAACGCTCGCTAGCTTGCCGGTCGGGTCCGGCCTTCCCCGGGCTCGCATCCAGGAGCGCAAAGAGATGGCCAGGACGAACGTGTCGGAGCGGATCCGCGTGGGCATCATCGGGGCGAGCCCCCAATGGGGTTGGGCGACGTATGCGCACCTGCCCGCGCTCCAGACGTTGCCGCGCTTTCGCGTGACGGCGGTGAGCACGACGCGGCAGCAGAGCGCGGACGAGACGGCGCGCCGCTTCGACGTGCCGCACGCCTTCGCGAGCCACGAGCCGCTGGTGGAGCACCCGGAGGTGGACCTGGTGGTGGTCTCCGTGCGCGCGGCGGAGCATGCGCGGCTGGTGCGCGCGGCCCTGGCCGCGAAGAAGCACGTGTTCTGCGAGTGGCCGCTGGGGGCGTCGCTGGAGGAGACGACGGAGCTGGCGGAGCGGGCCCGGGCGGCGGGCGTGCGCACGGTCATCGGGCTCCAGCGGAGGCTCGCGCCCGGGGCGCGCTACCTGCGCGACCTCATCCAGGAGGGGTACGTGGGCAAGGTGCGCTCGGCGACGCTGCAGGTCTCCACGGCGATGCTCGGCCTCCAGCGCCCCAAGGCCTACGACTACACGGCGGACGTCACCCAGGGCGCCAACGCCCTGGCCACCATCACCGCGCACTTCCTCGACACGGTGCTGGCCGCGGTGGGCGACGTGGAGAGCCTGTCCGGCCTCGTCACGCGGCAGTTCGAGCACACCACGCTCGCCGAGACGGGCGAGGTCATCCCCGTCACCGCGCCGGACCAGGTGCTCATCCACGGGACACTGGCGAGCGGCGCCGTGCTGTCCGCCCACGTCGAGGCGGGCAAGCGCAATGGCGGCGTCATCTCCGCCACCATCACCGGCACGGAGGGAGACCTGGTGCTCTCGCAGGACCTCACCGTGTCCGGCGCGCGCGGTGACAACCAGCCGCTCGCCCCGCTGCCCACGCCGGAGAAGTACTTCTGGAGTCCGCGGGGCTCGCTGTCCGACGACGCGCACCAGACGGCCCAGCTCTACGCCGCCTTCGCCAGGGACGTCGACGAGGGCACGTCGTTCGCGCCGGGCTTCGAGCACGCGCTCGCGCTGCACCGGCTGTTGAACACCGTCGCGGAGTCGTCGCGCACGGGGCAGCGGCTCCCGGTCCGCTGAGCGCGGGACAAAGCGCCCGGTGGACGTCCCGGGCGCCCACGAGGGCGGCCTCCCCCCTCGCCGCTTCGGCGGAGCCCGCTCGCGAACCGGGCGGTCGAGGCCCCTGCCCCCGTCGCCGGGCCCGGGTTCCTCCGGGTACGTCCCGCGCGGCGCATGCTGGTCTATGCTGCGCCCCCCGTGGACGCCTCCGCTCCCCTGCCCTCCGGCCGTCGCCGCCTGCTCGTGCCCGCCGTGCTCTTCGCCGCCGTGAGCATCACGGTCGCGCTCGGCGTGCTGCACGTA
This region of Myxococcus stipitatus genomic DNA includes:
- a CDS encoding TetR/AcrR family transcriptional regulator; translation: MPRASVRDRLLAAGLETLRQQGFNGCGVQDITDAAGVPKGSFYNHFDSKEALGAAVVDHYMQVGESQWKRLEDASLSPLRRLRAYFAEQVDTLVAGRFECGCLLANFAAELADHSPAIRERVAASFAAWSGRIAKVLGEAQAQGEVAQDVPPDMLATFMLGAWEGAVLRSRVTKDRAALDAFLRLAFDRSLEAGTPACSQGAAQARTPD
- a CDS encoding Gfo/Idh/MocA family protein, which translates into the protein MARTNVSERIRVGIIGASPQWGWATYAHLPALQTLPRFRVTAVSTTRQQSADETARRFDVPHAFASHEPLVEHPEVDLVVVSVRAAEHARLVRAALAAKKHVFCEWPLGASLEETTELAERARAAGVRTVIGLQRRLAPGARYLRDLIQEGYVGKVRSATLQVSTAMLGLQRPKAYDYTADVTQGANALATITAHFLDTVLAAVGDVESLSGLVTRQFEHTTLAETGEVIPVTAPDQVLIHGTLASGAVLSAHVEAGKRNGGVISATITGTEGDLVLSQDLTVSGARGDNQPLAPLPTPEKYFWSPRGSLSDDAHQTAQLYAAFARDVDEGTSFAPGFEHALALHRLLNTVAESSRTGQRLPVR